In one Juglans regia cultivar Chandler chromosome 11, Walnut 2.0, whole genome shotgun sequence genomic region, the following are encoded:
- the LOC109018808 gene encoding pentatricopeptide repeat-containing protein At2g17670 has product MGKVPPSLRSAISTTLMKKQSSLVPVESPVPPPKPHHFPKKPTRKTPSQLSRKTHEDIPIALFKTPNLSDAKKLFNSVISTTKAPVDLRFHNSLLQSYASISTLQDSISLLRHMIKSNPSFSPDRSTYHILLTQSCKAPDATLASVHQTLNLMLTNGLSPDKFTADIAVRSLSLAGRMEHAIELVKELSSKDTKPDTYTYNFLVKHLCKSRSLSMVYDFIDEMRNNFDLKPDLVTYTVLIDNVCNTKNLREALRLVGVLNEEGFKPDCFVYNTIMKGYCMLSRGNEAIGVYNKMKEEGVEPDIVTYNTLIFGLSKSGRVREARKFLGIMEEKGHLPDAVTYTSLMNGMCREGDALGALALLGGMEAKGCSPNSCTYSTLLHGLCKSRLLEKALELYAVMKSGDMKLETAAYATFVRALCREGRIAEAYEVFDYVVESKSLTDVAAYTTLESTLKWVKKAKEQGHAI; this is encoded by the coding sequence ATGGGAAAGGTCCCACCATCGCTGCGTTCGGCAATTTCAACCACGCTCATGAAAAAGCAATCTTCGCTCGTTCCCGTAGAGTCCCCAGTCCCACCTCCCAAACCCCATCACTTTCCTAAAAAACCTACCAGAAAAACCCCATCACAACTCTCCCGGAAAACCCACGAGGATATCCCAATAGCCCTCTTCAAAACCCCTAACCTCTCGGACGCCAAGAAGCTCTTCAACTCCGTCATCTCCACAACCAAAGCCCCAGTCGACCTTCGATTCCACAACTCTCTACTCCAATCCTACGCCTCAATCTCCACCCTCCAAGACTCCATCTCTCTCCTCCGTCACATGATCAAGTCCAATCCTTCCTTCTCACCCGACCGATCCACTTATCACATCTTGCTCACACAGTCCTGCAAAGCACCCGATGCCACGCTCGCCTCCGTGCACCAGACCCTCAATCTTATGCTCACTAATGGGCTCAGTCCTGATAAGTTCACCGCTGATATTGCAGTCCGGTCGCTTAGCTTGGCAGGTCGAATGGAGCATGCGATCGAATTGGTAAAGGAGTTATCATCAAAAGACACTAAGCCTGATACTTATACGTATAACTTTCTCGTTAAACATCTCTGTAAGTCGAGGTCATTGAGTATGGTTTACGATTTTATTGACGAAATGCGAAACAATTTCGATTTGAAGCCTGATCTTGTTACTTACACAGTCCTGATTGATAATGTATGTAATACCAAGAATCTCCGCGAGGCACTGAGGTTGGTGGGTGTGCTTAATGAGGAGGGGTTTAAACCTGATTGCTTCGTATACAACACTATTATGAAGGGTTACTGTATGTTGAGTAGGGGGAATGAGGCAATTGGggtttataataaaatgaaggaGGAAGGTGTGGAGCCTGATATTGTTACTTATAACACTTTGATTTTTGGGTTATCAAAGTCTGGGCGGGTTAGGGAAGCTAGGAAGTTTTTGGGTATTATGGAGGAAAAGGGTCATCTCCCAGATGCTGTGACGTACACTTCATTGATGAATGGGATGTGTCGGGAGGGAGATGCATTGGGTGCGTTGGCATTGTTAGGAGGGATGGAAGCAAAGGGCTGTAGTCCAAATTCGTGCACTTATAGCACATTGCTTCATGGATTGTGTAAGTCAAGACTGTTGGAAAAGGCACTTGAACTTTATGCGGTGATGAAATCAGGGGATATGAAGCTTGAGACGGCGGCTTATGCTACCTTTGTGAGGGCACTTTGTAGGGAAGGGAGGATAGCCGAAGCTTATGAGGTGTTTGATTATGTGGTTGAGAGTAAGAGTTTAACAGATGTTGCTGCTTACACAACCTTGGAAAGTACACTTAAATGGGTAAAGAAAGCTAAAGAACAAGGCCATGCTATCTAA
- the LOC118349845 gene encoding uncharacterized protein LOC118349845: MAKDKALGPDGFSMGFFQKHGAKVVEDFRPISLVSGVYKIISKVLENRLSSMMEHIISKPQNAFIRGRQILDSVLIANECLDHRLREGVPVLVNGTPAGFFNSSRGLRQGDFLPPLLFVIFMEALGRLVKDAVGGVSGLKVNLSKSEMVVVGAVPNINNLARLLDCKVLSLPMKYLGLPLGANLA; encoded by the exons ATGGCAAAGGACAAGGCACTGGGCCCAGATGGTTTCTCGATGGGTTTCTTCCAG AAACATGGGGCTAAGGTAGTTGAAGATTTTCGTCCCATAAGCCTGGTGAGTGgagtttacaaaattatctccAAGGTCCTGGAAAATAGGCTTAGCTCAATGATGGAACATATTATttctaagcctcaaaatgccttcATTAGGGGGAGACAGATTCTAGATTCGGTGCTTATTGCCAATGAGTGCTTGGATCATAGATTGCGGGAAGGCGTCCCAG TATTAGTTAATGGTACTCCTGCTGGGTTCTTTAACAGCTCACGTGGTTTGAGGCAGGGAGATTTCTTGCCTCCCCTCTTGTTCGTCATTTTTATGGAGGCATTGGGGCGGTTGGTGAAGGATGCTGTTGGTGGAG tgtcgGGGCTTAAGGTTAATCTTAGTAAATCCGAGATGGTTGTGGTGGGTGCGGTGCCTAATATTAACAACTTGGCGCGGTTGTTGGATTGCAAGGTGTTGTccttgcctatgaaatatttgggtcttccGCTGGGGGCCAATTTGGCTTGA